The following proteins are encoded in a genomic region of Streptomyces sp. NBC_01723:
- a CDS encoding transglycosylase SLT domain-containing protein produces the protein MLFPLIILIILIGAIIVFIIYTFFLPLVIICDIFGCGGGAGGATGDSSQVAEAFGGDGRGELYEPSVPGEFLEYIKNAGAECTQIGPVVIASQIQLESMFNERLVGPDGAEGISQLPPDKFEEFGEDEDDNDKTSALDAADSIMAQGRYMCSLAEHIDELVANNEVEGDLLDLTLAAYHVGLDTVKESGGVPAHSGAQSYVYGVRSSFVVYSGAVKVPEGSAYPTISPLPLDSINPSPTGGQ, from the coding sequence ATGCTTTTCCCCCTGATCATCCTGATCATCCTGATCGGGGCGATCATCGTATTCATCATCTATACCTTCTTCTTGCCTTTGGTTATTATTTGCGACATTTTCGGTTGCGGAGGAGGCGCCGGCGGTGCGACAGGGGACAGCAGCCAGGTCGCCGAGGCGTTCGGCGGTGACGGGCGGGGCGAGTTGTACGAACCCAGCGTTCCCGGGGAGTTCCTTGAGTACATCAAGAACGCCGGGGCCGAATGCACACAGATCGGCCCGGTCGTCATCGCCTCGCAGATCCAGCTGGAGTCGATGTTCAACGAGAGACTCGTCGGGCCCGACGGGGCCGAGGGGATCTCCCAGTTGCCCCCGGACAAGTTCGAGGAGTTCGGCGAGGACGAGGACGACAACGACAAGACCTCGGCCCTGGACGCAGCGGACTCGATCATGGCGCAGGGCAGATACATGTGCTCACTGGCCGAGCACATCGACGAACTCGTTGCCAACAACGAGGTCGAGGGAGATCTCCTCGACCTGACCCTGGCCGCCTACCACGTGGGCCTGGACACGGTCAAAGAGTCGGGTGGCGTACCGGCCCACTCCGGCGCGCAGAGCTACGTCTACGGCGTCAGGAGCTCGTTCGTCGTGTACTCGGGTGCCGTCAAGGTTCCCGAAGGATCCGCGTACCCCACCATCAGCCCACTGCCACTCGACAGCATCAACCCGTCGCCCACCGGTGGGCAGTGA
- a CDS encoding DUF6668 family protein yields the protein MWIRGPAARQDVTATAVPRRPAARTTRPDAAAPAQHAPSPHRGQPVAWVNAHGGGGASTLARVLGGADLRLRWPEPARGEPGGVLLVARTHAGGMQAASQALNVLRTGEHPAGVHLIALVLVADAPGRLPRSLGRRVRVLRSAAEVHRVPWIPAWRLGEEVDPLPNAVRALAELVSSPSSGRNAGPR from the coding sequence ATGTGGATTCGTGGACCGGCCGCTCGACAGGACGTCACTGCGACAGCTGTGCCGCGGCGCCCAGCGGCGAGGACCACGCGTCCCGATGCGGCCGCGCCCGCCCAACACGCGCCCTCGCCTCACCGGGGGCAGCCGGTCGCCTGGGTCAACGCACACGGCGGTGGCGGGGCGAGCACGCTCGCGCGGGTGCTGGGCGGCGCGGACCTGCGCCTTCGGTGGCCCGAACCGGCCCGGGGCGAACCAGGCGGAGTCCTGCTGGTGGCCCGTACGCATGCCGGTGGCATGCAGGCGGCATCCCAGGCACTGAACGTGCTGCGCACGGGGGAGCATCCAGCCGGGGTGCACCTCATCGCCCTCGTCCTCGTCGCCGACGCGCCGGGTCGTCTCCCGCGCTCACTCGGCCGACGCGTACGCGTGCTGCGTTCGGCGGCCGAAGTCCACCGTGTTCCCTGGATTCCGGCGTGGCGTCTCGGCGAGGAGGTGGATCCGCTGCCGAATGCGGTACGTGCGCTGGCGGAACTCGTTTCCAGCCCGTCCTCCGGACGAAACGCGGGACCGCGATGA